Proteins co-encoded in one Prunus persica cultivar Lovell chromosome G6, Prunus_persica_NCBIv2, whole genome shotgun sequence genomic window:
- the LOC18773275 gene encoding WD repeat-containing protein 44, with translation MLSSDDGENDVFFDSVDLSSQESIVAKEEPGCSKLEYEIWMNEPPSIKERRESFLRKMGLAEFDSAKCGSVEMEMESGALSKMMGLQRLLECSRAASSSCISSSSYIEENLGCCRREGDNQANLMQNELDINLQDKLNLVSIQEAVRIISPSVRIISPSATDSSQREVEAPVEECGNSHEGRKKKESWWKQFINKTKRRGGKVVFEGSKPDTEILKQNRMKVQQNSKRCMEFAALCNGQEIRAHKGFIGAMKFSPDGQYLATGGEDGVVRIWCVTLTDASCNYLPAEGNFDSKLKKIKSGYRVIFPDKGFRIEESPLQEFHGHSSDVLDLAWSNSNCLLSSSMDKTVRLWEVGCSQCLNVFHHNDYVTCIQFNPLNDNYFLSGSIDGKVRVWGLFEKRVVDWADVRDVITAICYQPDGKGFVVGSVTGTCHFYEVSGEYLQLVVQMHIHGRTKTSGNQITGIQFSREKLQRVMITSEDSKIRIFEGVELIKKYKGLPKSGCQMSTSFTSNGKHIISVGEDSHVYLWDYDGFCVSSSKQIRSVKSCEHFFCEGVSVAVPWSGMRPEQRSLETASGRYCSQRQGHLEPAYGSRDAERFSLGSWLFSNGPCRGSATWPEEELPPRAPQHQDHQHHHHNHPARPDTWGLVIVTAGCDGTIRTFHNYGLPVRL, from the exons ATGCTGAGCTCTGATGATGGAGAAAATGATGTGTTCTTCGACTCGGTGGACTTATCATCTCAAGAGTCAATTGTAGCAAAAGAGGAACCGGGGTGTAGTAAGTTGGAGTATGAAATTTGGATGAATGAGCCACCAAGTATTAAGGAAAGACGGGAGAGTTTTCTACGAAAGATGGGTTTAGCTGAGTTTGATTCTGCAAAGTGTGGTTCTGTGGAGATGGAAATGGAATCTGGTGCCTTATCAAAGATGATGGGATTGCAAAGACTTTTGGAATGCAGTAGAGCTGCCTCAAGCTCTTGCATCTCTTCTTCTAGTTatattgaagaaaatttgGGTTGTTGTAGAAGGGAAGGGGACAATCAAGCAAATCTTATGCAGAATGAATTAGATATAAACCTACAAGATAAGTTGAATTTAGTCTCCATCCAGGAGGCTGTTCGTATTATTTCACCTTCTGTTCGTATTATTTCACCTTCTGCTACAGATTCTTCCCAGAGAGAAGTTGAGGCTCCAGTAGAAGAATGTGGGAATTCACATGAGGGtagaaagaagaaggagagTTGGTGGAAACAGTTTATAAACAAGACGAAGAGAAGAGGAGGGAAAGTTGTATTTGAGGGATCAAAACCAGATACCGAAATACTCAAACAAAATAGGATGAAGGTCCAGCAGAACAGTAAGAGGTGTATGGAGTTCGCTGCATTATGCAATGGGCAAGAAATTCGTGCGCACAAGGGGTTTATAGGGGCTATGAAGTTTAGTCCTGATGGACAATATCTTGCAACTGGTGGTGAAGATGGGGTCGTACGCATTTGGTGTGTTACATTAACAGATGCCTCTTGTAATTACTTACCAGCTGAAGGCAACTTTGATAGCAAACTTAAAAAGATCAAGTCTGGTTATCGAGTGATCTTTCCTGATAAGGGTTTTCGAATTGAAGAGTCACCACTGCAAGAGTTCCATGGCCATTCGAGTGATGTGTTAGATCTTGCTTGGTCAAATTCAAAT tgtcttctttcttcttcaatggaTAAAACTGTTCGTCTGTGGGAAGTTGGTTGCAGTCAGTGCCTAAATGTTTTCCATCACAATGATTACG TGACATGCATTCAGTTCAACCCTCTCAATGACAATTACTTCCTAAGTGGATCAATTGATGGAAAAGTTCGAGTTTGGGGCCTTTTTGAGAAGCGAGTTGTTGATTGGGCTGATGTGCGAGATGTTATAACTGCTATATGTTATCAACCAGATGGGAAA GGGTTTGTAGTTGGTTCTGTTACAGGCACTTGCCACTTCTATGAAGTATCAG GGGAATATCTTCAGCTGGTTGTGCAAATGCATATTCATGGTAGAACTAAAACCTCTGGCAACCAAATCACTGGCATCCAG TTTTCCCGGGAAAAGTTGCAAAGAGTTATGATAACATCAGAAGACTCGAAAATCCGTATATTTGAGGGAGTAGAACTTATAAAGAAATACAAAG GTCTTCCAAAGTCAGGATGTCAGATGTCAACTTCTTTCACATCGAATGGGAAACATATAATCTCAGTTGGAGAGGACTCGCATGTTTATTTATGGGACTATGATGGCTTTTGTGTCTCATCCTCCAAACAAATAAGATCTGTTAAATCCTGTGAGCATTTCTTCTGTGAAGGTGTGTCTGTTGCAGTACCTTGGTCAGGCATGAGACCTGAACAAAGGAGCCTAGAAACTGCTAGTGGGCGATATTGCTCACAAAGACAAGGCCACCTAGAGCCTGCTTATGGAAGCAGAGATGCAGAACGTTTTTCCCTTGGAAGTTGGTTATTCTCAAATGGTCCGTGCAGGGGCTCTGCAACTTGGCCTGAGGAGGAACTCCCTCCACGGGCTCCGCAACATCAAGATCATcagcaccaccaccacaatcaCCCTGCTAGACCAGATACATGGGGGCTTGTCATTGTAACTGCTGGATGTGATGGAACAATCAGGACATTCCATAACTATGGATTGCCCGTCAGGCTCTAA